In Neoarius graeffei isolate fNeoGra1 chromosome 17, fNeoGra1.pri, whole genome shotgun sequence, a single window of DNA contains:
- the LOC132901275 gene encoding uncharacterized protein LOC132901275 encodes MSSKRLARQIYTKEWKRVRREVLNVQALVRAQLDAGDAANRAEESARDAARTGQALQEAEQQHNGPQHMPEIQPAEIEEQPEFMAEPTSSVSSSEQDSSSPSTHVSPAPSRRTLEESYIEEQTSSDPVEGMTHGEEEGASGMAAVIRLLEERKRLLLRTTDDTKRTMEEHMGRMTRRMEAMERRMEAMERRMEGMERKSETLEAAVVSNPPQPPLQEDVLLGLCSTVEELDRSLAQPERRNQMKRFLESLGGANPGAAIRRILCQVATNNVLAQYSLRGRRAKKPFQNLTLCKIITEACMQNFPGKKVADIEECIGHALKFAPHRRSACPQD; translated from the exons ATGAGTTCAAAGAGGTTGGCCAGACAGATCTACACAAAGGAATGGAAGAGGGTGCGGCGAGAGGTGTTGAATGTGCAAGCACTGGTGCGTGCCCAGCTGGATGCAGGAGATGCAGCAAACAGGGCAGAGGAGTCTGCGCGAGATGCAGCAAGGACAGGACAGGCTCTGCAAGAAGCAGAGCAACAACATAATGGACCTCAACACATGCCAGAGATACAACCGGCGGAGATTGAAGAACAGCCTGAGTTCATGGCAGAGCCAACAAGTTCGGTCAGCAGctcggagcaggacagcagcagtCCCTCAACCCATGTCAGTCCAGCACCCAGCCGTCGGACATTAGAAGAGTCGTACATTGAGGAACAAACATCATCCGACCCAGTTGAGG GAATGACCCATggcgaagaggagggggcttcagGCATGGCTGCCGTAATAAGGC TCCTGGAGGAACGAAAGAGGCTCCTATTGAGGACAACGGATGACACAAAAAGAA CCATGGAAGAGCACATGGGGCGAATGACTAGGAGAATGGAGGCTATGGAGAGGAGGATGGAGGCTATGGAAAGGAGGATGGAGGGTATGGAGAGGAAGTCAGAGACATTGGAGGCTGCTGTGGTCTCGAACCCGCCTCAGCCTCCTCTGCAGGAAGATGTGCTGTTGGGCCTATGCAGCACAGTGGAGGAGCTAGACAGGAGTCTGGCTCAACCAGAAAGAaggaaccaaatg aaacgtTTCCTTGAAAGCCTGGGAGGGGCGAATCCGGGGGCAGCCATTCGTCGCATTCTATGCCAGGTGGCTACCAACAATGTCCTGGCGCAGTACagcctgagggggaggagagcaAAAAAGCCTTTCCAGAACTTAACCCTTTGCAAAATTATAACGG AGGCCTGCATGCAGAACTTCCCTGGCAAGAAGGTAGCTGATATTGAGGAGTGTATTGGGCATGCACTGAAGTTTGCACCACACAGACG GTCAGCTTGTCCTCAAGATTGA